In 'Nostoc azollae' 0708, the following are encoded in one genomic region:
- a CDS encoding protein jag produces the protein MSYISMQHVEEWLTQLLQLTGISTNVRGNLDATPAIGVGSQEPDSYWLTIDETNLMPEQIRMLTGAGGTVLDAMQYLANSVLNLHQPEHAHTSYTIELNSYRVKRQAEISALAKTAVQEVRFSGREVEIRSLSSAERRQVHNFLKEFPDLETFSRGKEPHRNLVVRPATEPPTDPGY, from the coding sequence ATGAGTTACATTTCCATGCAGCATGTTGAAGAATGGTTAACACAATTGCTGCAACTCACTGGTATATCTACTAATGTTAGAGGGAATTTGGATGCTACTCCAGCTATTGGGGTAGGTTCTCAAGAACCGGATAGTTACTGGTTGACAATTGATGAAACGAATTTGATGCCAGAACAAATCAGGATGTTGACTGGTGCTGGTGGTACTGTGTTGGATGCGATGCAGTATCTAGCAAATTCGGTGCTGAATTTGCATCAACCAGAACACGCACATACATCTTATACTATTGAGTTGAATAGCTACCGTGTTAAACGACAAGCAGAAATTAGTGCTTTAGCAAAAACAGCGGTTCAAGAAGTGCGTTTTTCTGGACGAGAAGTGGAAATTAGATCCCTCAGTTCGGCCGAACGGCGACAAGTTCACAACTTTCTGAAGGAATTTCCAGATTTGGAAACCTTCAGCCGAGGGAAAGAACCCCATCGTAATTTGGTAGTTCGACCTGCGACTGAACCACCAACAGATCCTGGCTATTAG
- a CDS encoding YceD family protein: MDAIFIPQLTKAPERTEEIQVNESLPGLETLTPVRGVIHVQHQGNYLEVSAQAESIITCTCNRCLQQYNQRLAVNTKEIIWLDPNANQAEDLPLEREVAIEDLVEAVSHDGYFYPSEWLYEQMCLAIPQRQLCDRKCPGILDAVASISEEIIDNRWSALESLKKQLPE; encoded by the coding sequence ATGGACGCTATTTTTATTCCGCAGCTAACTAAAGCCCCGGAGCGGACAGAGGAAATTCAAGTTAATGAGTCTCTGCCTGGTCTGGAAACTTTAACCCCGGTACGTGGAGTTATCCACGTACAGCATCAGGGGAATTATTTAGAAGTTTCCGCTCAGGCAGAATCAATTATTACTTGTACCTGTAACCGCTGTTTGCAGCAATATAATCAACGTTTGGCTGTTAATACTAAAGAAATTATTTGGTTAGATCCAAATGCTAATCAAGCCGAGGACTTGCCTTTAGAAAGGGAAGTGGCTATAGAAGATTTAGTGGAGGCGGTTTCACATGATGGTTATTTTTATCCTAGTGAATGGCTGTATGAGCAAATGTGTTTAGCAATTCCCCAGCGTCAATTGTGCGATCGTAAATGTCCAGGTATTTTGGATGCTGTTGCTAGTATTTCTGAGGAGATTATTGATAATCGTTGGTCTGCTTTGGAAAGCTTGAAAAAGCAACTTCCAGAATAG
- a CDS encoding site-specific DNA-methyltransferase, whose protein sequence is MWLDFKDAYNQNIKITGYPTEKNVALMKRTIMASSNPGDMVLDAFGRSGTTLAVSEELGRKWIGIDNSPLSIDNIIKRLVNGSEVMGEFVSGKSGNNQCQSINLIEVNIVLRTGL, encoded by the coding sequence ATTTGGCTTGATTTTAAAGATGCATACAATCAAAATATTAAAATTACTGGTTATCCAACAGAAAAAAATGTAGCTTTGATGAAACGGACAATTATGGCTTCATCAAATCCTGGAGATATGGTTTTAGATGCTTTTGGTCGGAGTGGAACTACTTTAGCTGTCTCTGAAGAACTAGGGAGAAAATGGATAGGTATTGATAATTCACCATTATCTATTGATAATATCATTAAACGTTTAGTTAATGGCAGTGAAGTAATGGGGGAATTTGTTAGTGGCAAAAGTGGTAATAATCAATGTCAATCAATCAACTTAATTGAAGTCAATATAGTTTTGAGAACTGGCTTATAG
- a CDS encoding AAA family ATPase, whose amino-acid sequence MNFRDEFKLLLRARYSLIYVPTYEEERVEAAIREEATNQGNRPVYTWDFVDGYQGNPNDAGFGRRNPLQALEFIEKLPATAPAVLILRDYHRFLDDVAISRKLRNLARLLKSQPKNIVLLSPRIAIPDDLMEVLTVVEFPLPAAPEIKTEVERLLQTTGNSPSGKFLDDLVHSCQGLSMERIRRVLARAIASHGELQLEDVDLVLEEKRQTIRQTQILDFYPAIEQISDIGGLDNLKDWLIRRGGSLTERARQYGLPHPRGLMLVGIQGTGKSLTAKAIAHHWHLPLLRLDVGRLFGGLVGESESRTRQMIQVAEALAPCVLWIDEIDKAFSGLGSKGDAGTTSRVFGTFITWLAEKTSPVFVVATANDIQALPPEMLRKGRFDEIFFVGLPTQEERKAIFKVHLSRLRPHNLNSYEIDRLAYETPDFSGAEIEQTLTEAMHIGFSQNRDFTTDDILEAASQIIPLARTAVEQIQKLQEWAAAGRARLASKHSPLSERIQRQM is encoded by the coding sequence ATGAACTTCCGTGACGAATTTAAACTCCTCCTCCGCGCCCGCTACTCGCTGATTTATGTTCCCACCTACGAAGAAGAACGGGTAGAAGCAGCTATCCGTGAAGAAGCTACAAACCAAGGAAATCGCCCTGTTTATACCTGGGATTTTGTCGATGGTTATCAAGGAAACCCTAATGATGCGGGATTTGGAAGGCGCAACCCCTTACAAGCGTTGGAATTTATCGAAAAATTACCTGCTACTGCACCAGCGGTCTTAATTCTCCGCGATTATCACCGCTTTTTAGATGATGTGGCCATTTCTCGCAAACTCCGCAACTTAGCCAGACTGCTAAAATCTCAACCGAAAAATATTGTTTTATTATCGCCACGGATCGCTATTCCTGACGATTTAATGGAGGTGTTGACGGTGGTTGAGTTTCCTTTACCAGCCGCACCGGAAATTAAAACCGAGGTAGAACGGTTATTACAAACCACTGGTAACTCTCCATCTGGTAAATTTCTTGATGACTTGGTGCATTCTTGTCAAGGATTATCAATGGAACGGATACGCCGAGTTTTAGCCAGGGCGATTGCATCCCATGGAGAATTACAACTAGAGGATGTTGATTTAGTTTTGGAGGAAAAACGCCAAACTATCCGCCAAACCCAAATCCTGGACTTTTACCCCGCCATTGAGCAGATTTCTGATATAGGAGGACTCGATAACCTCAAAGATTGGCTGATTCGTCGGGGTGGTTCATTGACAGAACGAGCGCGACAGTACGGATTACCGCACCCCCGTGGTTTAATGTTGGTGGGGATTCAAGGAACTGGTAAATCTTTAACAGCCAAAGCTATCGCACATCATTGGCATTTACCCCTGTTACGCTTAGATGTAGGGCGGTTATTTGGCGGTTTAGTGGGTGAATCGGAATCCCGCACCAGGCAAATGATTCAAGTCGCAGAAGCCCTTGCACCCTGTGTATTATGGATTGATGAAATTGATAAAGCCTTTTCTGGGTTAGGTAGTAAAGGTGATGCGGGAACAACTAGCCGGGTATTTGGAACATTTATCACCTGGTTAGCAGAAAAAACTTCCCCTGTATTTGTCGTTGCTACCGCTAATGATATCCAAGCCTTACCCCCGGAAATGTTGCGGAAAGGGCGTTTTGATGAAATTTTCTTTGTTGGTTTACCTACTCAAGAAGAGAGAAAAGCAATTTTTAAGGTCCATTTATCCCGATTGCGTCCCCATAACTTGAACAGCTATGAAATTGACAGATTAGCTTACGAAACACCTGATTTTTCGGGCGCTGAAATTGAGCAAACATTAACTGAAGCGATGCACATTGGGTTTAGCCAAAATCGTGACTTTACGACCGATGATATTTTAGAAGCCGCTAGTCAAATCATACCTTTAGCGCGAACTGCGGTAGAACAAATTCAGAAGCTGCAAGAATGGGCTGCTGCAGGAAGAGCGCGTTTAGCTTCAAAGCATAGTCCTTTGAGTGAACGTATTCAACGTCAAATGTAA
- a CDS encoding SH3 domain-containing protein — protein MLSSLLKLILGFLLATAVLLGSGLTIALYFVNRTAIAPARPTFANDNPQTKPDKPKVTQVKATSIPKPTPSSTPSPTPTLSESPDSLPPGAYQGIVTWSQGLSMRDQPTLDAQSVGGVAANQKVIILEESPDKNWQKIRIEGTDKEGWVKAGNSKRVD, from the coding sequence ATGCTTTCTAGCTTGCTTAAACTTATACTAGGGTTTCTATTAGCGACCGCAGTTTTATTAGGTAGTGGACTAACAATAGCTCTTTATTTTGTCAATCGTACTGCCATAGCCCCTGCAAGACCTACATTTGCTAACGATAATCCCCAAACCAAACCAGACAAACCAAAAGTCACTCAGGTAAAAGCCACATCCATACCCAAACCTACTCCCAGTTCCACTCCCAGTCCTACTCCCACTCTAAGTGAATCACCTGATTCATTACCACCAGGAGCTTACCAAGGCATTGTAACTTGGTCACAAGGCTTGAGTATGCGAGATCAACCAACCCTGGATGCTCAAAGTGTAGGTGGGGTTGCTGCTAATCAAAAGGTGATTATTTTAGAAGAAAGCCCAGATAAGAATTGGCAGAAAATTCGTATTGAAGGTACTGATAAAGAAGGTTGGGTAAAAGCAGGTAATAGTAAACGAGTTGATTGA
- a CDS encoding EAL domain-containing protein has product MSIKLDKEISECQRIQPELQKLLLLQKATLESATDAILIVDSLDKIVGFNKKFLEMWDIPALMITSGNYKQALRTAIKKLDNPRHYLSILRELDENPDIHIGENILFKDGRIFNPFYQQQYKYKKNIGQVWIFRDITAEKLASNIINYESLHDILTNLPNRLLLKNLLIDALTKVSHNHSLGVCFLDLDRFKKINDSLGHGIGDKLLQMVAQCIKKSLRSDDIVARWGGDEFIILLPEISEMYNIDLIQERIFAAFKQGFKIDNYHLNISPSIGIALYPQHGEDGETLIKNAEAALSFVKLQGRNNYKVYQAAINSQATELFILENSLYNALERQEFKVYYQPQVNSSTGEITKMEALLRWQHPELGLIPPATFIPIAEETGLILPISEWVLKTACLQNKAWQQTLNLSSLSVAVNFSGRQFQQPNLVGIVEQVLCETKLAHRYLELEITETVAMQDVELTQKILRQLDEMGVTISIDDFGTGYSSLSYLKDFSIHALKIDQSFVQDLANKDHQTAITTAIISLAHGLNLSVVAEGVETQEQLNALRILQCEIMQGYFFSHPLSAEEATRMLTAYQPHRLKDSYLLA; this is encoded by the coding sequence TTGTCAATAAAATTGGATAAAGAAATATCTGAATGCCAACGTATACAACCTGAATTGCAAAAACTACTGCTTTTGCAAAAAGCGACTTTAGAATCTGCTACAGATGCTATTTTAATAGTAGATAGCCTAGATAAAATTGTAGGATTTAATAAGAAATTCTTGGAAATGTGGGATATACCTGCATTAATGATCACATCAGGTAATTATAAACAAGCATTGAGAACTGCCATCAAAAAATTAGACAATCCTAGACATTATTTATCAATTCTTAGAGAATTAGATGAGAATCCAGATATTCATATTGGTGAGAACATTCTTTTTAAAGATGGACGAATATTTAATCCTTTTTATCAGCAGCAATATAAGTATAAAAAAAATATTGGTCAAGTTTGGATTTTTCGCGATATTACTGCCGAAAAGTTAGCTTCAAATATAATTAATTATGAATCTTTACATGATATTTTAACTAATTTGCCAAATAGACTATTACTTAAAAACTTACTGATTGATGCTTTGACAAAAGTTAGTCATAATCATAGCTTGGGTGTATGTTTTTTAGACTTAGACCGCTTCAAAAAAATTAACGATAGTTTAGGTCATGGTATTGGTGATAAATTGTTACAAATGGTTGCCCAATGTATCAAGAAATCTCTGCGTTCAGATGATATAGTTGCGCGGTGGGGAGGGGATGAGTTCATTATTCTACTACCAGAAATTAGTGAGATGTATAACATTGATCTGATTCAAGAGCGCATATTCGCAGCATTTAAACAAGGATTTAAGATAGATAATTATCACTTAAACATTAGTCCCAGTATTGGAATTGCTTTGTATCCCCAACACGGAGAAGACGGAGAAACATTAATTAAAAATGCTGAAGCAGCATTATCTTTTGTCAAATTACAAGGACGTAATAACTATAAAGTGTATCAAGCAGCTATCAATTCCCAAGCTACAGAATTGTTCATTTTAGAAAATAGCTTATACAATGCCTTAGAACGCCAGGAATTTAAAGTTTACTATCAACCGCAAGTAAATAGTTCTACAGGTGAAATTACCAAAATGGAAGCTCTACTACGTTGGCAACATCCAGAACTAGGTTTAATTCCACCAGCTACTTTTATTCCTATTGCGGAAGAAACTGGATTAATTCTCCCAATTTCTGAATGGGTCTTAAAAACTGCTTGTTTACAAAACAAAGCCTGGCAACAGACACTAAACTTATCATCTCTATCAGTGGCTGTGAATTTTTCAGGCAGACAATTTCAGCAACCTAACTTAGTTGGTATAGTAGAACAGGTATTATGCGAAACTAAATTAGCCCACAGGTATTTAGAGTTAGAAATTACTGAAACTGTAGCTATGCAAGATGTGGAATTGACTCAAAAAATTTTAAGACAATTAGATGAAATGGGAGTTACTATATCAATAGATGATTTTGGTACAGGATATTCTTCTCTAAGTTATTTAAAAGATTTTTCTATTCACGCCTTAAAAATAGATCAGTCTTTTGTGCAGGATTTAGCTAATAAGGATCATCAGACAGCGATTACAACAGCGATTATTTCCTTGGCACATGGACTTAATTTATCAGTAGTTGCTGAAGGAGTCGAAACTCAAGAACAACTAAATGCACTGCGAATTCTGCAATGTGAAATTATGCAAGGGTATTTTTTTAGTCACCCCCTCTCTGCGGAAGAAGCTACAAGAATGTTGACAGCATATCAACCCCATAGACTCAAAGACTCATATTTACTTGCATGA
- the sbcC gene encoding exonuclease subunit SbcC — translation MIPVQLILKNFLSYRDATLDFGGLHTACICGSNGAGKSSLLEAITWSIWGQSRATVEDDVIYSGAKEVRVDFTFYNNQQTYRVIRTRARGATSILEFQIETPAGFRPLTRKGMRATQDVIIQHIKLDYETFINSAYLRQGRADEFMLKRPTERKEILAELLKLDQYDVLEERAKDSSKLYKGRAEELERSLDNIKVQLQQQETTKAQRVELESQLNSLQQQQALDNIQLQSLQVVEHKRQNWEQQLNFVWQQYQNLSQDCDRLHEEQLAVKSQLADLKVILNQAAEIIAGYAQYQSLQSQEEAFAVKSEQHTRATSFRQQQQQELTKQVQTIEYRFQQAQAQLEGLEQQEQEIQQTLTKSSEVETALAQLASARKHLNYFDQLQMQVNPLLQQRLSLQNQLDRTRASLVARLEQLQATETQLQSQYRRQPQLQQAALDVGIQIEELEKKRVYLQRVQEKGQERRHFIERLQVHQRDYEKLLGELEQKLQVLQSPNALCPLCERHLDEHHWSRVIQKTQLEYEDTQGQFWVVREQMAVSDREIQVLRQEYREISQQLAGYDALREQRGQLAAKLQATTDVQEQLQQIALEREHLESSLQGDYAPDKQVELQQLEQYLQQLNYNEQDHTLARSEVERWRWAEIKQAQIKDATKKQAQLAARKPKLQATIDEFKLKIQLEQTDSDTAKQIEALTQEIKELNYSSEQHNKLRQAVRESQSWQLRYQQFLSAQQKYPQLETRLEDLASSYKSRLADQQRFATQIDSIVEQLKATANPTEQINALEQQIAIRRRELDEKIANLGRVEQLLHQLQTLQTQYVQEQEQLKYCQQQHRVYHELTQAFGKNGIQALMIENVLPQLEAETNQLLSRLSANQLHVQFVTVKAGRSGKSTRKHTKLIDTLDILIADGRGTRAYETYSGGEAFRINFAIRLALAKLLAQRAGAALQLLIVDEGFGTQDNEGCDRLIAAINAIASDFACILTVTHIPHLKEAFQARIEVNKTQQGSHIYLSI, via the coding sequence ATGATCCCAGTTCAACTTATCCTTAAAAACTTCCTTAGTTACCGTGATGCAACTTTAGATTTTGGCGGTTTGCATACGGCTTGTATTTGTGGTTCTAATGGTGCAGGTAAATCTTCCCTTCTGGAAGCTATCACTTGGTCTATTTGGGGTCAAAGCCGTGCCACTGTTGAAGATGATGTTATCTATTCTGGCGCAAAAGAAGTCAGAGTTGATTTTACTTTCTACAATAACCAACAAACTTATCGCGTAATTCGTACTCGCGCACGGGGTGCCACTAGCATCCTGGAATTTCAAATTGAAACTCCTGCCGGTTTTCGTCCCCTAACTCGCAAAGGGATGCGAGCAACGCAGGATGTGATTATACAACATATCAAGCTCGATTACGAAACCTTTATTAATTCTGCTTACTTACGTCAAGGACGAGCAGATGAATTCATGCTCAAACGTCCTACTGAACGGAAGGAAATTTTAGCGGAGTTGTTAAAACTCGATCAATATGATGTATTGGAAGAAAGAGCTAAGGACAGTTCTAAACTTTATAAAGGAAGGGCGGAAGAGTTAGAGCGTTCTTTGGATAATATCAAAGTTCAACTCCAACAACAGGAAACAACAAAAGCGCAAAGAGTGGAGTTAGAATCTCAACTTAATAGTCTTCAACAGCAGCAAGCTCTTGATAATATTCAATTGCAAAGTTTGCAAGTTGTCGAACATAAACGCCAAAACTGGGAACAACAACTGAATTTTGTCTGGCAACAATATCAAAATCTTAGCCAAGATTGTGATCGCTTGCATGAAGAACAATTAGCTGTTAAATCCCAATTAGCAGATTTAAAAGTCATTTTAAATCAAGCTGCCGAAATTATCGCCGGATACGCTCAATATCAGAGTCTACAATCCCAAGAAGAGGCTTTTGCTGTTAAATCTGAACAACATACCCGCGCTACCAGCTTCCGACAACAACAACAACAAGAGCTTACTAAACAAGTCCAAACAATTGAATACCGATTTCAACAAGCTCAAGCTCAATTAGAAGGTTTAGAACAACAAGAGCAAGAAATTCAACAAACTCTCACTAAATCTTCGGAAGTAGAAACTGCTTTAGCTCAATTAGCTTCGGCTCGTAAGCATCTTAATTATTTCGATCAGTTGCAAATGCAAGTGAATCCTTTATTACAACAACGGTTAAGTTTACAGAATCAATTAGATCGCACTCGTGCTAGTTTAGTAGCGCGGCTGGAACAACTGCAAGCTACAGAAACCCAACTCCAAAGTCAATATCGTCGTCAACCACAACTACAACAAGCGGCGCTAGATGTGGGTATACAAATTGAAGAACTGGAGAAAAAACGGGTGTATTTACAGCGGGTGCAGGAAAAAGGACAGGAACGCAGGCACTTTATCGAACGTTTACAAGTACACCAACGAGATTACGAGAAATTACTGGGAGAACTAGAGCAGAAATTACAAGTACTCCAAAGTCCTAATGCTTTGTGTCCTTTGTGTGAACGTCATCTAGATGAGCATCACTGGAGTCGGGTTATACAAAAAACCCAACTAGAGTATGAAGATACCCAAGGACAATTTTGGGTAGTGCGGGAACAAATGGCGGTTTCTGACAGAGAAATTCAGGTACTTAGACAAGAATATCGAGAAATTTCTCAGCAATTAGCTGGTTATGATGCTTTGCGTGAACAAAGGGGACAATTAGCTGCAAAATTACAAGCAACTACAGATGTTCAAGAGCAGTTACAACAAATTGCTCTGGAAAGAGAACATTTAGAAAGTTCTTTGCAAGGAGATTATGCTCCTGATAAACAAGTAGAACTCCAGCAATTAGAGCAATATCTGCAACAGTTGAATTATAATGAACAAGACCATACTTTAGCTAGAAGTGAAGTAGAGCGTTGGCGATGGGCAGAAATTAAACAAGCACAAATTAAAGATGCTACTAAAAAACAGGCTCAATTAGCAGCCAGAAAACCAAAATTACAAGCTACTATTGACGAATTTAAGCTCAAAATTCAGTTAGAACAAACAGATTCTGATACAGCTAAACAAATAGAAGCTTTAACTCAGGAAATTAAAGAGCTTAACTACAGTTCTGAACAACACAATAAGTTGCGTCAAGCTGTACGTGAGTCACAATCTTGGCAGTTGCGTTATCAACAGTTTTTGTCGGCTCAACAAAAGTATCCTCAACTTGAGACAAGATTAGAAGATTTGGCAAGTTCTTACAAGAGTAGATTAGCAGATCAGCAAAGATTTGCTACTCAAATTGACAGCATTGTAGAGCAATTAAAAGCTACAGCGAACCCGACGGAGCAAATTAATGCTTTAGAACAGCAAATAGCGATTCGCAGAAGGGAACTTGACGAGAAAATAGCTAATTTGGGGCGTGTAGAACAACTATTACATCAATTACAAACGTTGCAGACTCAGTATGTGCAAGAACAGGAACAATTAAAATATTGTCAGCAGCAACATCGTGTTTATCACGAATTAACGCAAGCTTTTGGTAAAAATGGTATCCAAGCGTTGATGATTGAAAATGTGTTACCACAACTAGAAGCTGAGACAAATCAACTACTTTCACGGTTGAGTGCTAATCAACTACACGTACAATTCGTTACTGTGAAAGCGGGACGTAGTGGAAAATCAACTAGGAAACATACTAAGTTGATCGATACTTTAGATATCTTAATTGCTGATGGGAGGGGAACGCGAGCCTATGAAACTTATTCTGGGGGCGAAGCGTTTAGAATTAATTTTGCGATTCGCTTGGCCTTAGCGAAATTATTAGCTCAACGTGCGGGAGCAGCCTTACAACTGTTAATTGTAGATGAAGGCTTTGGGACTCAGGATAATGAAGGGTGTGATCGCTTGATTGCGGCGATTAATGCGATCGCTAGTGATTTCGCCTGTATACTTACAGTAACTCATATTCCCCACCTCAAAGAAGCCTTCCAAGCGCGGATAGAGGTTAACAAAACTCAACAAGGTTCACATATATATCTATCAATTTAA
- a CDS encoding PAP/fibrillin family protein encodes MMTKSALLEAIAGTNRGLLATETQKQAILAVIAGLEDFKPTPRLLEATHLLEGDWRLLYTTSKALLNLDRFPFYKLGQIYQCIRVETTSVYNIAEIYGLPSLEALVSVAAKFEPVSDRRVQVKFQRSIIGLQKLVGYKSPAYFIQQIESGQKFTAIDFPINSDQQGWLDITYIDSDLRIGRGNEGSVFVLSKA; translated from the coding sequence ATGATGACAAAATCTGCTCTTTTAGAAGCAATTGCTGGTACAAATCGCGGTTTGCTGGCAACTGAAACCCAAAAACAGGCTATTCTAGCTGTGATCGCAGGTTTAGAAGACTTTAAGCCCACACCGCGCCTTTTAGAAGCCACCCACTTACTAGAAGGTGATTGGCGACTACTATACACTACGAGCAAAGCTTTGTTAAACCTAGATCGTTTTCCCTTTTATAAACTTGGCCAGATTTACCAATGTATTCGAGTAGAAACTACCAGTGTTTATAACATAGCTGAAATCTATGGACTACCTTCTTTAGAAGCATTAGTCAGCGTAGCCGCTAAATTTGAACCAGTCTCTGACCGTCGAGTCCAAGTAAAATTCCAACGCTCTATTATTGGCTTACAAAAGCTAGTTGGCTACAAATCACCAGCATATTTTATCCAACAAATTGAATCCGGACAGAAATTTACAGCTATTGACTTTCCTATCAACAGCGACCAACAAGGATGGTTAGATATTACCTATATAGATAGCGATTTGCGGATTGGCAGGGGTAACGAGGGAAGTGTGTTCGTCTTGAGCAAGGCATAA
- a CDS encoding DUF3134 domain-containing protein encodes MLNSPLREQPRNQRATVIPLKQESSMLDWLQSSSRLIAREPYESAFSEQEEEISDFLGGEDAIGDLDYDDDNDIAIDED; translated from the coding sequence ATGTTAAATTCTCCTCTACGTGAGCAACCCCGAAACCAGCGAGCTACAGTAATTCCCTTGAAGCAAGAGTCCTCAATGTTGGACTGGTTGCAATCTAGCAGTCGTCTCATAGCACGTGAACCTTACGAATCGGCCTTTTCCGAACAAGAAGAAGAAATATCAGATTTCCTGGGTGGAGAAGATGCAATTGGCGACCTTGACTATGATGATGATAATGATATCGCTATAGATGAGGACTAG
- the mraY gene encoding phospho-N-acetylmuramoyl-pentapeptide-transferase — MDAKLSPNQGLNISGIGLACLLALSLTATALILDWLGHRLPWHPSSLTMPFLLCSVGAAAAGNFVIPLLQALKTGQVIREDGPQAHLKKAGTPTMGGVFFIPVAIMVACVLSNFAQDVVAVSVLTLSYGLIGWIDDWQILRRKSNKGISPKMKLVLQILFATGFCLWMMLNRDFSISNIALPWVSFSLPLGLLFWPLAGFVLLAESNATNLTDGIDGLAGGTVAIAIFALGAFITPTSPDLMIFCAAISGSCLGFLAHNRNPARVFMGDTGSLALGGALAAVALLTNSLVVLFILSGIFFVETLSVMAQVSYYKATKGADGKGKRLFKMAPLHHHLELTGWSELQVVSVFYIIAAILATICLTMITF, encoded by the coding sequence GTGGACGCTAAACTATCTCCTAATCAAGGTTTGAACATTTCTGGTATTGGGTTGGCTTGTTTATTAGCCCTTTCATTGACTGCAACTGCATTAATTTTAGATTGGCTGGGGCATAGATTACCCTGGCATCCGAGTTCCCTTACCATGCCGTTTTTACTGTGTTCTGTGGGTGCTGCGGCTGCTGGTAATTTTGTCATACCCCTATTACAAGCATTGAAGACAGGGCAAGTTATTCGGGAAGATGGGCCTCAAGCACATTTGAAAAAAGCTGGAACTCCTACTATGGGGGGTGTTTTTTTCATACCTGTAGCTATAATGGTTGCCTGTGTCTTGTCTAACTTTGCTCAAGATGTAGTTGCTGTTTCTGTTTTAACGCTCAGCTATGGTTTAATTGGGTGGATAGACGATTGGCAAATTTTGCGTCGTAAATCAAATAAAGGTATATCTCCGAAGATGAAACTGGTTTTGCAGATCCTTTTTGCGACTGGTTTCTGTCTGTGGATGATGTTGAATAGAGATTTTAGTATATCAAATATCGCCTTACCTTGGGTTAGTTTTTCCCTACCTTTAGGATTACTCTTTTGGCCTTTGGCTGGTTTTGTGTTGCTAGCAGAAAGTAATGCGACTAATTTAACAGATGGGATTGATGGGTTAGCAGGGGGAACAGTTGCGATCGCTATTTTTGCATTAGGTGCTTTTATTACACCAACTTCACCTGATCTTATGATATTCTGTGCAGCCATAAGTGGTAGTTGCTTAGGATTTTTAGCCCATAACCGTAACCCAGCCCGTGTTTTCATGGGAGATACCGGTTCTCTAGCATTAGGCGGTGCTTTAGCTGCTGTTGCACTGCTAACTAACAGTTTAGTAGTCCTGTTTATTCTTAGCGGTATCTTTTTTGTGGAAACCCTGTCTGTGATGGCGCAAGTGAGTTATTACAAAGCCACCAAAGGGGCAGATGGTAAAGGTAAGCGTCTATTTAAAATGGCTCCATTACACCATCACTTAGAATTAACTGGTTGGTCAGAATTGCAAGTAGTTTCCGTTTTCTACATTATCGCCGCGATTTTGGCTACTATCTGCTTGACAATGATTACATTCTGA